In Sphingobacterium zeae, one genomic interval encodes:
- a CDS encoding NADP-dependent malic enzyme: MSNTNRKQAALNYHSMGRPGKIAVVPTKPTNSQRDLSLAYSPGVAEPCLAIAENKEDAYKYTAKGNLVAVISNGTAVLGLGDIGAQAGKPVMEGKGLLFKIFADIDVFDIEVDTKNVDEFVNIVKALEPTFGGINLEDIKAPECFEIERRLKEEMNIPVMHDDQHGTAIISGAALINACEIIGKDISKVKIVVNGAGAAAMSCTAMYISVGASKENIVMLDSKGVIRKDRENLDGMKAQYATDRDIRTLADAVKDSDVFIGLSAADVMSAEMLLSMAPNPIVLAMANPNPEIAYDLAMATRNDIIMGTGRSDYPNQVNNVLGFPYIFRGALDVRATSINEEMKIAAVRAIADLAKQPVPEEVNQAYNTNNLKFSEEYIIPKPTDPRLITEVSMAVAKAAIASGVAKTVIEDWDQYSDALRKRLGKDDAIMRNLTMAAKRDPKRVVFAEADNYKTLRAAQIVKEEGIAVPILLGRKDKIERLIKEYAFELDGLEIIDPVAEVDGETERSKKFIEHLYIKRQRRGISKYDARKLMYDRNYFGASLVEFGEADTLISGMTKNYANTIRPALHVIGAKPGSRVAGMYMMLTKKGPIFMGDTTVNEDPTAQELADITLLLDKAVKRMNIQPRIALLSYSNFGSSEGKTPTKVRAAAQILHDQYPDIIAEGDLQANFALNSEMLTANFPFSYLNGKSANTLVFPNLESGNIAYKLLQEVGEAEAVGPILLGMNKPIHVLQLDSSVREIVNMVTIAVVDVQTHLKNL, from the coding sequence ATGAGTAACACTAATCGTAAACAGGCAGCATTAAATTACCACTCCATGGGTAGACCTGGTAAAATAGCTGTTGTTCCGACCAAACCAACAAATTCGCAAAGAGACTTATCGTTAGCATATTCTCCTGGTGTAGCGGAGCCATGTTTGGCTATTGCTGAGAACAAAGAAGATGCATATAAATATACCGCAAAAGGAAACCTTGTTGCCGTTATCAGTAATGGTACAGCAGTATTGGGTTTAGGCGATATCGGTGCCCAAGCTGGTAAACCAGTTATGGAAGGTAAAGGTTTATTATTCAAAATTTTTGCCGACATTGATGTATTTGACATTGAAGTGGACACCAAAAATGTGGATGAGTTCGTCAACATTGTCAAAGCATTGGAACCTACTTTTGGAGGTATCAACCTGGAAGATATCAAAGCACCGGAGTGTTTTGAAATCGAACGCCGTTTAAAAGAAGAAATGAACATCCCTGTGATGCACGATGATCAACATGGTACGGCAATCATCTCAGGTGCAGCATTGATCAACGCCTGTGAAATTATCGGTAAAGATATTTCAAAAGTAAAAATCGTCGTCAATGGTGCTGGAGCAGCTGCAATGTCATGTACGGCAATGTATATTTCAGTTGGTGCTAGCAAAGAAAATATCGTCATGCTGGATAGCAAAGGTGTCATCCGTAAAGATAGGGAAAATCTGGATGGTATGAAGGCACAATATGCAACAGATCGCGATATCCGTACGCTGGCAGATGCTGTAAAAGATTCGGATGTATTTATCGGTCTATCGGCAGCAGACGTCATGTCGGCAGAAATGTTGTTATCGATGGCTCCAAACCCAATTGTATTGGCGATGGCAAATCCAAATCCTGAGATTGCTTACGATTTGGCCATGGCGACACGCAACGATATCATCATGGGTACGGGTCGTTCAGACTATCCTAACCAAGTAAACAATGTATTGGGGTTCCCATATATCTTCCGAGGTGCGTTGGACGTACGTGCAACTTCTATCAATGAAGAAATGAAAATTGCGGCAGTACGTGCGATTGCTGATTTGGCGAAACAACCCGTTCCGGAAGAAGTTAATCAGGCTTACAACACCAATAACTTAAAATTCTCAGAAGAGTATATTATTCCAAAACCTACAGATCCACGTTTGATCACGGAAGTTTCTATGGCTGTTGCGAAAGCCGCTATCGCATCAGGTGTAGCAAAGACCGTAATAGAAGATTGGGATCAATACAGCGATGCGCTACGTAAACGCCTGGGTAAGGACGATGCCATCATGCGTAACCTGACCATGGCAGCGAAAAGGGATCCGAAGCGCGTTGTTTTTGCGGAAGCAGACAATTACAAAACACTGCGCGCGGCACAGATTGTCAAAGAAGAGGGCATCGCGGTTCCTATTCTTTTGGGCCGAAAAGATAAAATCGAACGCCTAATTAAAGAATATGCTTTTGAATTGGATGGTCTCGAAATCATCGACCCCGTTGCTGAAGTAGATGGTGAAACAGAGCGTTCCAAGAAATTTATCGAGCATCTGTACATCAAAAGACAACGCCGTGGTATATCGAAATATGATGCCCGTAAGTTGATGTATGACCGCAACTATTTTGGAGCCTCTTTAGTGGAATTTGGCGAAGCTGATACATTAATTTCTGGGATGACCAAAAATTACGCGAATACGATTCGTCCGGCATTGCATGTGATCGGGGCTAAACCAGGAAGTCGCGTAGCAGGAATGTATATGATGTTGACCAAAAAAGGGCCAATTTTTATGGGAGATACGACGGTGAATGAAGATCCAACTGCACAAGAATTGGCCGACATTACGCTGTTACTGGATAAAGCCGTAAAGCGCATGAATATCCAACCACGTATCGCTTTATTGTCGTATTCTAACTTTGGCTCGAGTGAAGGAAAAACGCCTACAAAAGTGAGAGCTGCAGCACAGATTCTACACGATCAGTATCCTGATATCATTGCTGAGGGTGATTTACAAGCAAACTTCGCGTTAAATAGTGAAATGCTGACAGCAAACTTCCCGTTCAGCTATTTAAATGGGAAATCAGCAAATACACTTGTGTTCCCTAATCTAGAATCGGGCAATATTGCGTATAAATTATTGCAAGAAGTTGGTGAAGCGGAAGCTGTAGGCCCGATTCTTTTGGGTATGAACAAACCAATCCACGTATTACAATTGGATAGCTCTGTACGCGAAATCGTCAATATGGTCACCATTGCCGTCGTAGACGTACAGACACATCTTAAAAATTTATAG
- a CDS encoding GAF domain-containing protein, translated as MAEDLQIAKGSKEEQYQNLLPQIEGLLTGESNQIANLANIAAALKEQFNFFWVGFYLIDADELVLGPFQGPVACTRIKKGRGVCGGAWAQEKTLIVPDVEQFPGHIACSSLSRSEIVLPVFKQGQIIGVLDVDSSELNSFDEVDKKYLTQILELLDSK; from the coding sequence ATGGCAGAGGATTTACAAATAGCTAAAGGTAGCAAAGAAGAACAATATCAAAATTTACTTCCTCAGATTGAAGGATTATTGACTGGCGAATCCAATCAAATCGCCAATCTGGCCAACATAGCCGCCGCGCTGAAGGAACAGTTCAATTTTTTCTGGGTTGGATTCTATCTTATAGATGCAGATGAGCTGGTATTAGGTCCATTTCAGGGACCCGTTGCATGCACGCGTATCAAGAAAGGTCGTGGTGTGTGCGGGGGAGCTTGGGCACAAGAAAAAACATTGATTGTTCCTGATGTGGAGCAATTTCCGGGACACATTGCCTGTAGCTCACTATCGCGATCCGAAATCGTGCTACCCGTTTTTAAACAGGGACAGATTATCGGTGTGCTGGACGTTGACAGCAGTGAATTAAATAGTTTTGATGAAGTCGATAAGAAATATCTCACGCAGATTCTCGAACTTTTAGACAGTAAATAG
- a CDS encoding aminopeptidase P family protein, translating into MKHIEKLAAIREAMKVQGIDGYIIPSSDPHISEYLPERYKCIAWASGFTGSAGTLAITQDFAGLWTDSRYFVQAAEQLAGTGFELVKLKAQGAAEYADWLGEQLGAGAKVAFDGNLASLLVAQSVQHTLEPLEITVDGHVDLLSSLWEGRPALPKAQAYLLDENITGQSTVSKIEAVRAEMKKNRTEAHLISSLDDLAWLLNIRGQDVPCNPVVLGFVLITTEDTILYIEPSKLSAQATEQLKGYGVRVAPYEDVFKAISALDVASILIDPKRTCFAVFDSVPKQVKIVEKTNPSTSLKAIKNTVEIENNRHTFVKDGVALTRFFKWLEENVSSGELSELSIADKLRELRESQEGFVDVSFTTIAGYLDHGALPHYSANEKSNYILQPKGLLLVDSGGQYQTGTTDITRVVTLGAATQEEKGDYTLVLKGTIEGSQAIFPTGTRGYQIDAITRRPLWETLRNYGHGTGHGVGFFLNVHEGPQVFNPAAIDVAVEPGMITSIEPGLYRVGKHGIRIENLVLTRKAGSSEFGDFLDFETLTICYIATDLIEKSLLDKKHIAWLNNYNQWVFDQLSTHLNAEEKNWLADKCQAI; encoded by the coding sequence ATGAAGCATATCGAAAAATTAGCTGCTATTCGTGAGGCGATGAAGGTTCAGGGAATCGACGGCTATATTATCCCGTCATCAGACCCTCATATTAGTGAATATTTACCAGAACGTTACAAATGTATAGCGTGGGCATCGGGGTTTACAGGATCCGCAGGCACTTTGGCTATCACGCAGGATTTTGCTGGTCTATGGACAGATTCGCGCTACTTTGTTCAGGCGGCAGAGCAGTTGGCAGGAACAGGTTTTGAACTGGTGAAATTGAAAGCACAGGGAGCCGCGGAGTACGCTGATTGGTTGGGCGAGCAGCTGGGTGCTGGCGCTAAAGTTGCTTTTGACGGCAATCTCGCTTCTTTATTGGTGGCCCAATCTGTTCAGCATACTTTGGAGCCTTTGGAGATTACAGTAGATGGTCATGTTGATCTGCTGTCTTCCTTATGGGAAGGACGTCCAGCGCTGCCTAAGGCACAGGCCTACCTGCTGGATGAAAATATTACGGGACAATCAACGGTTTCTAAAATTGAAGCTGTTCGTGCGGAGATGAAAAAGAATAGAACGGAAGCTCATCTGATCTCATCTTTGGATGACCTGGCCTGGTTATTAAACATCCGTGGTCAGGATGTGCCCTGTAACCCTGTTGTTTTGGGCTTTGTACTGATCACAACCGAAGATACTATACTTTATATCGAACCATCGAAGCTAAGCGCTCAGGCGACGGAGCAACTGAAAGGTTATGGTGTGCGTGTGGCGCCCTATGAAGATGTCTTTAAAGCGATTTCAGCATTGGATGTGGCTTCAATTCTTATTGATCCCAAACGTACCTGTTTTGCCGTTTTCGACAGCGTACCTAAACAGGTTAAAATTGTTGAGAAAACGAATCCTTCGACGAGTTTAAAAGCTATTAAGAATACAGTTGAAATTGAAAATAATCGACATACGTTTGTAAAAGACGGGGTAGCGCTGACGCGTTTCTTTAAGTGGCTGGAAGAAAATGTTTCTTCCGGTGAACTTTCCGAATTATCTATCGCAGATAAATTGCGCGAGTTGCGCGAAAGTCAAGAGGGCTTTGTTGACGTCTCTTTTACCACAATTGCAGGATATTTGGACCATGGTGCGCTACCGCACTATTCGGCGAATGAAAAATCAAACTATATCTTACAGCCTAAGGGTTTGCTATTGGTGGATTCTGGAGGGCAATATCAAACGGGCACAACCGATATTACACGGGTAGTAACCCTGGGTGCTGCGACCCAAGAGGAGAAAGGAGATTATACATTGGTGCTCAAAGGAACGATAGAAGGCTCTCAGGCCATTTTTCCGACTGGAACGCGCGGCTATCAGATCGATGCAATTACCCGTCGCCCATTGTGGGAAACGTTACGCAACTATGGGCATGGTACCGGACATGGGGTAGGCTTTTTTCTGAATGTGCATGAAGGGCCTCAGGTGTTTAACCCGGCGGCAATCGATGTTGCGGTTGAACCTGGCATGATTACTTCAATAGAGCCTGGATTGTACCGTGTAGGCAAACATGGGATCCGTATTGAAAACTTAGTATTGACCCGTAAAGCAGGTTCTTCCGAATTTGGAGACTTCTTGGACTTTGAGACATTAACGATATGTTATATCGCAACTGATTTGATCGAGAAATCCTTATTGGATAAGAAACATATTGCCTGGTTGAATAATTATAATCAATGGGTTTTTGATCAGTTATCAACGCATCTTAATGCGGAGGAAAAGAACTGGTTGGCAGATAAGTGCCAAGCAATTTAA
- a CDS encoding LVIVD repeat-containing protein has translation MKRIWIILLSCIALASCDKIESKGMYLARVPIFETMESIRAKANPVSGPTAIVQAGKIYLYQDYLLINEPGKGIHIFNNVDPSKPLAVAFLSIPGNVDLAVLDGKLYADSFTDLLTFDLENPASPKLLTRNKDVFKVLLEMDYINNTTDRIITGYRDSLVSYSQKDKYSPYDRKDNVYYETNSGSGQGGSMARFTIANKHLYAVDQTTLHLFNVQNASQPAYVKDIKIGPGIETIFPFKNSLFIGSNTGMVIYDITTASAPVELSRYSHIRACDPVVVNEKYAFVTLRAGVVCGGQQNLLEVIDIQDLTKPMLKNTFTLENPHGLALSDQTLYVCEGKFGLKSFDASDVSQIGNKLLETKKELTSIDVIAGSKSLIVVAEKGVHQYDYSNKAKLKELSIIPIIGSK, from the coding sequence AGGGAATGTATCTGGCTCGCGTGCCAATATTTGAAACAATGGAAAGTATACGGGCTAAAGCGAATCCCGTAAGCGGCCCTACCGCTATTGTTCAAGCTGGAAAGATCTATCTTTATCAAGATTATTTGTTAATCAATGAACCAGGGAAAGGTATCCATATCTTTAATAATGTAGATCCGTCAAAACCTCTGGCGGTGGCGTTCTTAAGTATTCCTGGAAATGTGGATCTTGCGGTTCTGGATGGAAAGCTGTATGCTGATAGTTTTACAGATCTGTTGACCTTCGATCTGGAAAATCCAGCGTCACCCAAGTTATTGACACGAAATAAGGATGTGTTTAAGGTCTTGCTTGAAATGGATTACATCAATAATACTACAGATCGCATCATTACAGGATACCGAGATAGTCTTGTAAGCTATAGCCAAAAAGATAAATATTCACCCTATGACCGAAAAGATAATGTTTATTACGAGACCAATTCGGGATCGGGGCAGGGCGGATCTATGGCGCGATTTACCATTGCTAATAAACATTTATATGCTGTAGATCAAACGACATTACACCTTTTTAATGTACAGAATGCAAGTCAACCTGCCTATGTAAAGGACATAAAGATAGGCCCTGGTATCGAAACAATTTTTCCTTTTAAAAACAGCCTATTTATAGGGTCCAATACAGGCATGGTGATTTATGATATCACCACAGCATCGGCTCCCGTAGAGCTGTCGCGTTATTCGCATATTCGTGCTTGTGATCCTGTGGTAGTTAACGAGAAATATGCCTTTGTAACTTTGCGGGCTGGCGTAGTATGTGGTGGACAGCAGAATCTATTGGAAGTTATCGACATCCAAGACCTGACAAAACCGATGTTAAAAAATACCTTCACGTTGGAGAATCCCCATGGCTTGGCGCTCTCAGACCAAACCTTATATGTTTGTGAAGGAAAATTCGGATTGAAGTCATTCGATGCCAGTGATGTCAGCCAAATAGGCAATAAGCTTCTCGAAACTAAAAAAGAACTGACGAGCATAGATGTGATCGCCGGATCAAAATCACTAATCGTTGTTGCAGAAAAAGGTGTACATCAATATGATTATAGCAATAAAGCCAAACTGAAGGAATTGAGCATTATTCCTATTATTGGTTCCAAATAA
- the ruvA gene encoding Holliday junction branch migration protein RuvA has translation MYEYFNGKLTYKAPTHVVIDVSGIGYYVHISLYTFSQIKDQENCKLFISLQVREDSHTLYGFATEGEKKLFENLISVSGIGPNTGRMILSSNTPDEIQSAIVNGQVALIQKIKGIGPKTAQRLILELQDKLKKQGFEALATSIQSQSIPDEALSALVMLGFNKAAAEKVLNTILKTDSNLSVEDMIKLALKRL, from the coding sequence ATGTACGAATATTTCAATGGAAAATTAACATATAAAGCCCCCACTCACGTTGTTATCGATGTGAGTGGGATTGGTTATTATGTCCACATCTCTCTTTATACCTTTTCTCAAATCAAAGATCAGGAAAACTGCAAATTATTCATTTCACTTCAAGTTCGGGAAGATTCTCATACACTTTATGGCTTTGCAACTGAAGGTGAGAAAAAACTATTTGAAAATTTGATCTCTGTTTCCGGTATTGGTCCCAATACAGGCCGTATGATCCTCTCGTCAAACACACCGGATGAGATCCAGTCTGCCATTGTTAATGGGCAGGTCGCACTGATTCAAAAGATTAAGGGAATTGGTCCTAAGACAGCACAACGTCTTATCTTGGAACTTCAGGATAAATTAAAGAAACAGGGATTCGAAGCTTTGGCAACATCTATTCAGTCCCAATCCATACCGGACGAAGCGCTATCCGCACTTGTTATGCTCGGGTTCAACAAAGCCGCGGCAGAGAAAGTATTAAATACCATTCTAAAAACAGACAGCAATCTTTCTGTAGAGGATATGATCAAATTAGCACTGAAACGACTTTAA
- the dacB gene encoding D-alanyl-D-alanine carboxypeptidase/D-alanyl-D-alanine endopeptidase — protein MNQFVLSTIAFSTYALTTVTTPLFAQDLRSKVQDAFTQFQNQESLRNGLSSLIVFDGKTGQTVFAANENIGLATASTMKVITSATALDFLGKNFQFKTTLYYTGEIDENGVLNGNIIVTGTGDPTLGSARYPETQATTILNKWLAAIQNACIKSINGAIIADDRLYNGNQLPGGWIWTDMGNYYGAGISSLNWCENAFGVNFSPSNKIGAKAEILSYTKHVPYLEIINETTTGKAGSGDNVYAYAAPYSTKIFVRGTYGQDLKKTIELSSPDPAYDLAYQLNEVLSNNGIPASELPATGTKMDSVDVSKKQTLDIHLSPTLDKIVYWFNQKSINLYGEALLKAIAYTTAGKTGTDEGAYYIQKYWNAKLGIKSSELNNMDGSGLSPQNRVTTSAMNKIMQYAQKQSWYPAFYESLPTYNNMKMKSGTIGGVLGYTGVHTNKSGQSFTYTLLVNNYSGSASVMRQQMFKLLDVLK, from the coding sequence ATGAACCAATTTGTGCTAAGTACGATAGCTTTTTCCACTTACGCGTTAACGACCGTTACCACTCCACTATTTGCACAGGATCTTCGCAGTAAAGTCCAGGATGCTTTTACACAGTTTCAAAATCAGGAAAGCCTCAGGAATGGTTTGAGCTCATTGATCGTTTTCGATGGAAAAACAGGACAAACGGTATTCGCAGCAAATGAAAATATCGGATTGGCAACCGCCTCCACTATGAAGGTAATCACTTCGGCCACGGCATTGGACTTCCTGGGCAAGAATTTTCAGTTCAAAACAACCCTATATTATACCGGTGAAATCGACGAAAACGGAGTGTTAAACGGAAATATTATTGTGACAGGCACGGGTGACCCCACCCTTGGCAGCGCCCGCTACCCAGAGACTCAAGCAACAACAATACTGAACAAGTGGCTTGCAGCAATCCAAAATGCCTGTATCAAAAGTATAAATGGCGCCATCATCGCAGATGACAGGCTTTATAATGGGAACCAGCTTCCGGGCGGATGGATATGGACCGATATGGGGAACTATTACGGTGCAGGAATTTCGTCACTCAATTGGTGTGAAAACGCTTTTGGCGTAAATTTCAGTCCAAGCAATAAGATTGGCGCCAAAGCGGAGATCCTGAGCTATACTAAGCATGTTCCCTACCTGGAAATTATCAACGAAACAACTACGGGTAAAGCTGGAAGTGGCGACAATGTATACGCCTATGCCGCTCCCTATTCAACCAAGATATTTGTGCGCGGCACCTATGGACAGGACCTCAAGAAAACTATCGAGCTCTCTTCGCCCGATCCTGCTTATGATCTCGCTTATCAATTAAATGAAGTACTAAGTAACAACGGTATTCCCGCCAGCGAACTACCAGCTACCGGAACCAAAATGGATTCAGTCGATGTTTCAAAAAAACAAACCCTGGATATCCACCTTTCCCCAACCTTAGACAAAATTGTCTACTGGTTTAACCAAAAGAGCATCAACCTCTACGGAGAAGCCTTATTAAAGGCAATCGCGTATACGACAGCGGGTAAAACCGGGACTGATGAAGGGGCGTATTATATACAGAAATATTGGAATGCCAAACTAGGCATAAAATCCAGTGAACTCAATAACATGGATGGCTCTGGTTTATCACCTCAAAATAGGGTGACCACATCTGCCATGAATAAGATCATGCAGTATGCCCAAAAGCAAAGTTGGTATCCTGCTTTTTACGAAAGTCTTCCCACCTATAACAATATGAAGATGAAAAGCGGAACAATCGGCGGCGTACTTGGTTATACAGGTGTGCATACCAATAAGTCAGGACAGTCGTTTACTTATACATTGCTGGTCAACAACTATTCGGGATCGGCTTCTGTTATGCGGCAGCAGATGTTTAAATTACTGGATGTCCTGAAGTAA